CTACTTGATAGTTTTGATGCGGAATTGTAATGACATCTTTTGATTGCTTTAAATGAAGTTCACGTTTCTTTCCATCATTGCTGATTCTATTGTAGTCATACAAGCGATACGTTGTATCCGAGTTTTGCTGTGTTTCTAGTACTAAGGTTCCCTTACATAAAGCGTGAACAGTTCCGCTTGGTACATAGAAAAAATCACCTTTTTTTATAGGAATGCGCTGAAGAAATTGGTTCCAGTTTCCTTGATCAATCATGGAAACTAGCTCTTCTTTTGATTGAGCGTGATGCCCGAAGACTAGTTCTGCTTTCTCATCGCAGTCGATAATATACCAGCACTCTGTTTTCCCCAACTCTCCGTTTGCATGGTTGGAAGCATAGGCATCATTGGGATGTACTTGAACAGATAAATCATGATTCGCATCCAAAATTTTAACAAGAAGAGGGAATTTTTCTCCTTCTATATCTCCGAATAATTCACGATTTGCTTTCCAAAGTTCCCCTAGAGCTTTTCCCTTATGGACGCCATTTGACACCACTGACTGACCATTAGGATGTGCAGAAATTGCCCAGCATTCACCAACTGAATTCGATTCAATATTATAGTGGAAATCTGTTCTTAGTTTTTGACCGCCCCAAACGCGATCCTGAAATACGGGAGTGAAAAAAAGTGGTTCTATCATTATTATTCACCTCTATAAGTAAGTAACATGAGTGCCGGCATACTCATCTAAGGAACTAACAATTATGCAAAAAGAATTGATTTGACTTGATTGCTCTTGACAGGTAAAGAAATTGAAGAGTCGTTTACTTGTAAAGTTTGAATAGGCTTTTCATTTAAATTGATTTCGTATACTTCCTCTGCTTTAAGTTTAAACAGGGCTATTTTTTCTTTACTTGCTGCATTGTAGAATCGTAAAATAAGTGCGGAATCTTTCTCAGCTTTTTTTAAGGTACTAATAACCATATCGCTGTTTTCTTCTGTCAAAAGACTAAAGCTCATTGGAGTAGAAATATTTTCTTTATTTAGCTTCATGGCGTTGAACGGTATTTTATTATAAAAATGAACAGGTGTTGTGTAATGTTTAGCAATTCGAGCAATATTAGCAGAGTTAGAATGAGTGACAAGTGCAAATTCAAGACGCAGCTTACCAATCATTTGGGAATCAGGCGTTGGAAGTTTGATTCCAGATGGTCGACCTGGTCTTCTAATTAATTCTTCTTTACCTAATGTGCCTACGCTGCGGAATAACGTAAGAGCGATAGTTTCATAGTTTTCGCCTATAATTTCGTATTCACGAATACTATTAGTCAGAACACTTACACCCTTATTATGATCAGCAAGGCTTACAAAACTTAGCATTGGATAAATTGAATCAGGGCGTTCATCCCAGCCTTCTTGTTGCCAAAGGTCCATCGCACTGTCGTACACATCTCGTTTGATCGTGCCAAATTGGTTATCAGATACAGAGAATGATGAAGCAATTTCTGTTGGAATCAATGCTCTTAATCGATGGTCTTCAGCTTGATTGTTTATTTCCATTTCTATTGAAATAATTTGTTTATGCATAGGAATTATTAGCTTCATACTGATATCAATTGAGCTATTGATATTTCTATATTTTCGTGCTTCTAAATTTTTAGGAACGTCGAATGTATAATGAATCTCAACGGTGGCTTCGTATTTATTTTCTGTCATTAAAACAGTTGCATTTACGTTGTTGCTATACAGTAATTGTTCATTTTCAAGAGGAGAGAAGTCATACTCGTCACCATCGTCTCCGCCATTTTCTAGAAGCAGTACGTTATTGAACAGCTGATTTAGCTGCTTATCGAATAAATTGATTGTTCCGTTTTTGTTGGCAGTAATATGGTAAAATTCTGTTTCTATTTCTTTTACTTGTTGACATTGATTTTGTATAGAATCTTGTTCACTTGGAACAACAAAATATGTTTTATAGCCCATAGATGGAAGAGTGTCTTTAAATTGAACGGTATATTTGATAAACGGATCATAGTTACCATAGTGTACAATTTGACGATCGATAAGGCCTGGATCCATAACTTCACTATTTAATACATCAAAAGGAACTTGATTGTCATCTTTGTCAGTTAATGTGAAGGTTTTTAATTTGGTAATAATAGTAGTTGTTAAAACTTCTTCACGCTTATAAGGAAGGAAGTTAAATGCTGCCAAGCGATCAAAATCATTGTCTGCCTGAACAGAGTCTACAATTTTTCTTTTGTAAAATTCAATCAGCTGATCTGTTTTTTCCTCGGCTAAAAAGAAACGATTCATAATTTCACGATGCACTTTATCAGAACAGCAGCAGCCGATGCTATCATGGGCATGATTTTTCATAATTTCTTTCCATATTAGTTCAATAAGTCCATGGTGATACTCAAAACCTAATTTATAAGCCATTGAAGCTAAAGGTTCTAGTACGTTTGTAATTTTATTTTCAATTCGTGTATTGGCGGCTTTAATGTCGGTACGCGTTGAGTAAATACTGCGATGGACGCGCATGTATTTCCCATCTAAAAATTCACCTTGTAAAAGTGGGAGATCTTCATTTTTTTCTAGCTCTTCAAATACATTTTCGTATTTGCTCAAGAAAAACTCGCGTTCAGGATAAAGGGTTTTTAGCTTATCCATGATTGTAAATATATTTTGCTGAATTGGCATTTGATCATGTCCATTTGGCAAAATAATATTTTTAGTTGTAGCGCCACGATCAAGCACAGCAAAATATTTATCGATTCGTTTTTGCAATTCACTTTCATCTTCAGGTAAATATTTACCGATTGCATAACCTAATGGGAAAAGTTGAACAAGCACCTTAGAACCGTCCTCTGTTCGCCAGTAAAACTCTGTTTTGTCTGTACCATGACGTTCTGAAGTTCCTCTCCAAAAAATAGAGTAATGGATATCAAATCCATTTAAAATTTGCGGCATTTGTGCGGATTGTCCAAATGAATCAGGCAAATAGCCAATTTTCATTGAGCTTCCGAATTCTTCGCAATCTTTCAACCCATATAAAAGGTTGCGGACGATTGATTCACCACCAACCACCATTTCATCGGTCTGGGTATACCAAGGACCGATAATAAGCTTTCCCTTTGTAACAAGAGCTTTTACTCGTTCTTTGTTTTCTGGCTTCACCGCGAAGTAATCTTCTAAAATAGAGGTTTGTCCATCTAATACGTAATAAGGGTAGTCAGGGTTGGTTTCAAGCATATGCAAAATTTCTTCCATATTATTAACAAGAAGGATGCGTGATTCTTCTGTTGAAAAGTACCATTCTCGATCCCAGTGCATATGAGGTACAATGTGAACATTCTTCATGAGTATATTCCTCCAATTATATGTAGTTTGATAGTGCCGACGGGTGGAAAGCTGCCGGCACTGCTTCTATTAAATAGCTTTGCTGTTACTTTCTGATGCTAAATTTGCTTCAGGGCTGATT
The genomic region above belongs to Priestia megaterium and contains:
- the manA gene encoding mannose-6-phosphate isomerase, class I, with product MIEPLFFTPVFQDRVWGGQKLRTDFHYNIESNSVGECWAISAHPNGQSVVSNGVHKGKALGELWKANRELFGDIEGEKFPLLVKILDANHDLSVQVHPNDAYASNHANGELGKTECWYIIDCDEKAELVFGHHAQSKEELVSMIDQGNWNQFLQRIPIKKGDFFYVPSGTVHALCKGTLVLETQQNSDTTYRLYDYNRISNDGKKRELHLKQSKDVITIPHQNYQVEAEITEGKNYMVTTFVRSPYFTVEKWEISGHASFEHIYPFLLCSVIEGNGLLKFNNQSFHLQKGDHFLLPAANDIFQLEGGLDLMVSYL
- the mngB gene encoding mannosylglycerate hydrolase, with translation MKNVHIVPHMHWDREWYFSTEESRILLVNNMEEILHMLETNPDYPYYVLDGQTSILEDYFAVKPENKERVKALVTKGKLIIGPWYTQTDEMVVGGESIVRNLLYGLKDCEEFGSSMKIGYLPDSFGQSAQMPQILNGFDIHYSIFWRGTSERHGTDKTEFYWRTEDGSKVLVQLFPLGYAIGKYLPEDESELQKRIDKYFAVLDRGATTKNIILPNGHDQMPIQQNIFTIMDKLKTLYPEREFFLSKYENVFEELEKNEDLPLLQGEFLDGKYMRVHRSIYSTRTDIKAANTRIENKITNVLEPLASMAYKLGFEYHHGLIELIWKEIMKNHAHDSIGCCCSDKVHREIMNRFFLAEEKTDQLIEFYKRKIVDSVQADNDFDRLAAFNFLPYKREEVLTTTIITKLKTFTLTDKDDNQVPFDVLNSEVMDPGLIDRQIVHYGNYDPFIKYTVQFKDTLPSMGYKTYFVVPSEQDSIQNQCQQVKEIETEFYHITANKNGTINLFDKQLNQLFNNVLLLENGGDDGDEYDFSPLENEQLLYSNNVNATVLMTENKYEATVEIHYTFDVPKNLEARKYRNINSSIDISMKLIIPMHKQIISIEMEINNQAEDHRLRALIPTEIASSFSVSDNQFGTIKRDVYDSAMDLWQQEGWDERPDSIYPMLSFVSLADHNKGVSVLTNSIREYEIIGENYETIALTLFRSVGTLGKEELIRRPGRPSGIKLPTPDSQMIGKLRLEFALVTHSNSANIARIAKHYTTPVHFYNKIPFNAMKLNKENISTPMSFSLLTEENSDMVISTLKKAEKDSALILRFYNAASKEKIALFKLKAEEVYEINLNEKPIQTLQVNDSSISLPVKSNQVKSILFA